The DNA window TGTTATTGTGAAACTACTATATCCAGGAACGTTTACACATATAGTGGCACAAACAAAAAGGCACTATATATTTATGCTTTTgaggcattcatgtggacagcAGATGGACTCTCTGTACTAATACTTATAATGCATCTGCATTTCATTGCCTCTGTATCTGCCTCCACATGCCCTATGTCCTACAGAGGCAATTACATTAGCAGCCAGTCCCGGTGGATTTTATATCCACAGCATGTCCTCATGTGGGATTTGGTTACACACTGTAGTTCAGTCTCATAGAAGGATCATATCAgatcaatactttttttttttttgcatggccACCAGTGACCTTATAGTTCAAATCAAAGAGCCTTGGCAAAAAGCCACAGGAACCTGAAATTAGTATCAATCTTTATGACCTGCCCACTGTCAGCGAATCCAAATGCATTCAAAGCATTTCCAGGTTATTTCTCTGCTATCAATAATGAATAGGAAATAACATGATCATTATTGGAAATGTTCACATTCAGGAGTACACATTGCTAGTTTTCAGTCATCAGTTTCTGACTGATGAGGATATAGAAATAGAATGTTTCTGTAAAATGACATACATCAGAATCAGTGTCTTTGCACACGTCTGTTTCCCCCAAGCCTTCCTGTGCGACTGATTCATGGATGAAGCCACCAGTGGTGTCATAGTGTGGTACGATAATCTGCCTTACATAACCCTCACACTGTTTCCAATGGGCAACCTAATCCGTTACAGGGGCCGTCCATCTCCTTTGAGCATCAAAAAGACGTATGACCGACTGTGATTTCTCCTGCTCTGAGGCAACATTCTCTGACTCACAAATCAGTTCACGCTcactttatgttatttttgcacCAAGGCTTGATCTTACAGAAATATGTAATGAATTCCACGGATGTGTGCCATTGACTCTCCGTCAAAAGTAAATCCTCGCTGTGCTTTAATGAAGCTATGTGCCCGCACCTTGAAATTCAGTGATTGTACTttgtaaaagttatttttattttttgtctttggtAGATGCCTGCTGAGGCAGCAGTCTGACTGCATGCGTGAGAGAggctttctttgttgttgttaggCCGTGAGCAGATAGTGTTGGGTCCTGGTGCTGCTTTGGCTCAAGTTCAAATGTAGTCACATCATATACTGCCTATTTATCTCCTGAATTTCAATGTGTCTTCACACAGTGATTTatctaaatgtttcagtttggttACAGTTTGGTTCATCTAGAACCAGACCATAATTTATTTAGGCTTACTGGGATTTAGGTTAttgataaattaaattttttttattataaacaaTCGAAGGTCCAACCAAAATCAGTAACAGGGATATGAAATAAATGAGCACaaattgacatttattttgaaacttgATTAATTGGTTTAatctaatgaataaataataaagaagaatATTGTACTGTCTCCAGCCGTAAAATCagcattttctcctttttgctgGATAGTACTGAATATTAATCAGTAAGAGAAATGTTATAGGCCAGATCTGATCAAATTCCAGCTGTATTCCATAGTAGAACACCAATATTTTAATACGTTTCTACCAAGCATCCTCCCGATATGCACCCTCTTCACCTTCATAAGTCGATGTTCTACTTTTCACTCCGACTCTTTGAAGGCGGCTGTAGAGAGGGGGGCCAGTGTTGGATATGGTAACCGTGGAGTAAGAGGCTTAAATCAAATACAGTTTCATTTTAGCTTAAGCATTCCCGCTGTCAGTCTGTCCGTCTGCTGCTCTCTTTGTATTTTCgcatttcctctttctccccatCGCTTCACTTGTCATGTTTTCCGCTCTCAATCTTCACAGCATCTGTTAACTTTTCTTCTAAACTGTTCCGTGATGAAATGAGGGGACACATGTACGCcgtcatttgtttgttttctacctCAATGTGACAAAAGTGTTTGGTTCCCATCGGGACTTTCTTTGTGCATTTGATGGCTTCATTAATCCAAATCCACGCAGATCCACGTAAAATCATCTTCTCACGACAAACCGATGCATCATTGCCACTTTTCGCTTCACAAATGTCGGGATCTTCACATTTGGATCCGACACAGACCACAGAGAGTTCTTCATCAGGATAAACGTATGAgtcatacgtgtgtgtgtgctggagtgcctttgtgtgcgtgggtgtgtttgtgcgtgtctcTTCTTTACTGGAGACTGATGGCGGTTGAAAGGCCTGGGAAAGTGAGCTTGTTAATGAATCAGTCACATCAAATGTCCTTGGTTTTTAAGGATGATGTCACCGTGAAGCAGGTGCTCACGGTTAAAAGGCAACGTAATTACAGCATATAGGCCCCACAGCCCATCCCCCAATTGCATCGGCACCTATTTAGTATTGTCATAAGAGTGttgtattctttctttttagacCTACATGCATTTTTATAAGCATGTGACAATGTATTTGGTGCAatacgtgtttttttgtttgttttttaaatataaataataaaataataaaataactttgGCGCACAATAATCATTTACATCCAGTCTGAATTCATTTACTTACATTTCTAAAACTGCAATCACAGTGTATTCAGCTGAACTGCTCAAACATGCATTTACTTGATTAAATGGACTGAACTGAAAGAGTGTAAGAGTCACAATTATGGCGAGATGTTTTCGTGCGAATGTGAGTTTGCCAACTTACAGGCAGCTCATATTGAGGAAAACAGTCTGCTGGTTATACAGATTCTGTCCTGGACATGACAGCGTCATAGATGAGGTGATGGAGAACAACTGCGTGAACAAATGGCGGTGGTCTGGAGAAATGGTTTGAGTCCGTGACAGGTTGGAAGAAAAAGCCACAGGACACAGAGATGGAACTAGTGGCGGTGAGTCTGGGTGTGCCATTGCAGCAACATGACCAGCATCTGAGATGGTAATTTTGTGCTGACTTGCTTCCTCCAGGAGGTATAAATTCAGAGCATGTGGAGGCTGATGTGAAGTAGAAGACCGGTACCGTGTAGTCACTGTTCTCTCCCTGCTTCAAGTCTCAGCTTCACATCCTAGGGATGGATTATGCTCAAGTGATGTCACAGTGCGGTAATCAGGGAGTGGTAAACCACGTAGTGTGAGAGGCGTTGCACGCTCGCTTGGATACCATCAATGCTGCTGCTATGTCTCTGTCTGCATCTGATATGAATTCTGATATCAAAATGCTATTAGATCTATCAGAAAAAGGACACAGAGAGTTCaatctttgttttcattatcgaTGAGAAGACGCGGGCCTTTGGTCATGACATCCTCCGTGGCTAAAGCTTTTACGGacttttcttacatttttttggtttagGGGAAATTGGGCCACGTTTTGTTGTGACGGTGCAAACAGATGCATAAGCGCACCAACAAAATGGAGTCTGGAAACACAGGGCAATAGGTAGCAATGGAGGAGACCAGCAACTGAATGGAAAACAGGTTCAGTCCAGTTCTATATATACAGCCCTTTATCACAGCATGAGTTAAGTCCTCCCATGGCAGTATACTGTACGTGGGCTATACAATCTTGTGAGGAACTAGTGGCAACTACAGGCGTGTTTTAGATGCGATGATGATGGTCACTTCTTCGAAAGAAAGGTAGATACACTGACTTTCAAAGCCTTGTGTCTTGCTAAGCTTATTGTAGACAAATACTTTCTCCAATTATCTGCCAAGTATTTATTCCTTTGATCATTTCTGGCATATTTGAAACTGTACCAAGGGCGAGTTCAGATGGTTTTCTGTAGCAAATTATTTTGTGCGTCAAGCTGCACAGTGGGGATTTTGTTGAGGTCACAGTGTCCAGAAAAAGTGTCCCCTTTATTGTGGCAGTTCAGATATTGGGCTGCAGTATTGAAAGCTATTGCCTtagctgtgtctttttgttatttctatTGTGCTACACTCGTTAAATTTCTCCTTTCCTGGCTACAgtaccaccaccaccccccttgTTCATCACAACTCCTttgattaaatatatatgtctGCTGTAACCTTCACTTTATTATCTAAACACAAACCGTGGGACATGTCAGCTGCCTTAGATACAGATGCACTGATGCGGTGTTTTCCATTGTGATTcccacacctacacacacctacacttacacacacaacTTTCCCCAAAGAGCTCATTAATGACCCTTTTTCCAAAGCTGAAGATGCGCTATTTCGACTTATTTTTACAGACAGGAAGTTATATTCAAGACCTCCTCCGTCTGCATGCGGATCCATGTGGAAATGTTCTGACTGTCACTGACACTCATGTTGAGATTATTTCATGCCGTGATGTATagagtgaatgaataataataaaaatcacaataaaagtaagaaagaaTAGTGCAAAGCAGAAATGGGGGCTCTCTTTAcagtaacacaaaaacagagtTACTAAACTGATTTATTATCTTCTCTTGCCGTGATATGAGGGAAATTACAGTTTATCCACGGGCAATTGGGCCTACACCCAAACACACTTGCACATGATTGTACTTCTGTCTTCATGAGAACCCGCTGACATAATTATTTCCCTAGCCACTCATATTAACTATaaccataaaataataaaattgcctaactctaaaataaaccaaattcTAACCTTAACTATAAGAGAGAGTAGTAAAAAGAGAGTACCTGCAAAAATGTTCTCCTCCCTAGAATATAAACCTCTAATGTGACagaaaaagtcattttcttttggTCACACTGACAGCTCctttgaaaacaaatgacatgTCCAACTTTGAAtttttgctctttattttttagtctGCTCCATGGTGatcacatttcagtttttcagcttttaacaTGTCCATGTCCAAAGCAAAATACGTATTTTAATTAATGATTGTTTGGAATAATCCCAGAGGAGATGCTAATAGCATAGAAGCAGACAAAAACCTATGATCAGCTCAACTTCCTGGTCGGGTTACGTCACCCCGATGTCACTTAGGCAGCGGTGGCGAAGCCAACGCGGTTGTAGGCGCGGTCATAGACGGAGTAGTACTCCCTCAGGAACACGTCTCCGAAGATCCACAGCGGCTGACCGTTATGAGAGGGCAGGTAGGTGGGGGTGATGCCCACGGAGCAGAACTGGTATCCGTTCTGGTAATGCTACAGAATGAGACATTAGATCAGAACATTCATATCAGTGCATGCACGctcccaaataaataaaaaaaagcacagaaataGGAACATACCTGCATGATGTAAGcagaaggaggcagagggaaGGCAACTCCACTGATGACAAAGCTGAGAGTTGGCAAGTTGTTGATCTGGGCGCAGTTCACCATATACTGCAAAACAAAAGGGATGCAGTTTGAAAGGAACAGAAAGAAACTGGTCTTGTTTAGGAACATTATCTACTATTGATGTATCCATTGCTCATGACTTTCGTTGTTCGTGAGGAATAATATTGTAGCTGTCTGTCCATTTGTCCCACCTGTCCGTACTGGTTCCGCTGGGCTCCAATGGACTGCATGATGCCACCTATGACCTGGCTTGGGGCTGTCAGCATGGAGGTTCCAGTGTCCACGATGGCCTGGCATCCCTGTGAGCACCAGCCGGTCTCCTGATTGTTAATCTGGAATctgtacaacaaaaaaaaaaaacttttttgtgtCATATAAGGTACAAAATGCCTCGGGAACAAGAAAATGTGGATAAAATATTGAAAGGCACCGACCCCTGCACGCCAATCTGCCAGTAGGTTTCAGAGGTGACAGGAGTCCAGTAGATCTGGCCCCGGTACATGTTCTGGTCCACTTCTCCGAAAGAGAGCACACTGCCTTGCTGTCCGTTCCTATACCACAAAACAAACTTAAGTGAGGCAGAAGGTTGAATGCGCATTTACATTACTTGACCAAAGTCTTGTTATACCTAGACAGGTAGAAAGCGAAAATGTCGGCATTCAGCAGGCGTTGAGACATCATGTTGTCAAAGACGGGGgtctctcctccagctgagatGGCTGGATAGGACAAGCCAAGGATGCCATCAAACTGGGCCACCACAAAGTTCTGGCCAGGCTCGTTTGTGCTCAGACCAATCTCCTGGTTAGAGATTACAATTCCGCCGACCTACAAGACCAACTAATATTATGAGCAAATTCttaatgtatttaaaatctgttttggTTTCAGAGGCTAGGATTTTAAAAAGCAACACCAATAAATGAGCTCACTTAGAGATCTTCTCATTCGTTAAAcaatacagttttgttttgtttttttaaaaaaaaacatggatttttttttattattaatttaacacCTACTACATATCTAGCTACAGCTTTGTTGATTGCTAAGTGGGGGTGACTCACATTGACAGTGTCATAGCCAAAGACTCCATTAAGGCTCCCGGCTCCGTAGGGCAGGTAGAAGGTCTGACCATTTGAGGAGTAGGTGGAGGACTGCTGGGGGTTGAacttcttgtgtgtgtctgtaaatgaCATCGATCTGGATTAGCTCTCGGCCCATTTCCAAGTCTTCATGCCTCCTCTCGCTTATAGAAGTCACAAGCGGAATTTTATCTAAGGCAGTTGCAGATGCGCGCTGTAATTACATCCTGATCCCATACATGTTCGCTATGTAATTTGTCAGAAACAAGATTAGAAAATCATGTGCAGCTTCTAGCTAAACACGTGTAAGCCCTCTTGGAAGTTTTTTAACGTACAAATATCCTCTGCAGTGAGAGACAGACTTGTACTCACTGCACGCCTGAGTGTTACAGTGGGTTGAGTCCACCCACAGGTTGGCAGAGCCGGTGTCAAACAGCACCTGGAAGGACTGGGGGGGTGTTCCAGCACTGATGGCTCCGTAGTAGGTCGTCTTGAggtaaagaaagagaggaacagAATGCAAAAAGAATAAATGGGCGACTGCTTTAATCAAGAGGTTGCATCTAGTGCGTAAAAGTAGATTTCTTACATCAGCGTAGTTGTTGATGTACATCCCAACTGCGGCAAACTCATTGTTCTGGTACTTCTGGGCTGGGTCCTGGTAAGGAATCTCAATCCCTTTCTCTCTCAGGGCCTCACGAATAGACTTGCTCTTTTGCAGAGGGAtcctaagaagaagaagaagaaaggattTTTACCTGTCAGTGCCTTTAAGAGTCACCCCTGAAGTCACATGTACGATTTTGTTGTCAGAGAAAAAGAGCATAGATCTTACTTGATTCCCTCTGCGAGCACTACAAAGACCAGAACAGCAACAAGACACTTCATGATCTCTTCTCTTTGCACACCTCTCCCGGACGGACACAGCTAAACCTGGAACTGGACAAGCCTTATATACGTGATTTTACCCCCATATCAGCCAGACTGTTATCGAAAGTTCAGCCGTATCAGTCCAGACAGGGTGACCGCTTCGTGCTACATGCTTAATTTTCATATCTAACAGTTGTTCAGTACACACTACATTCTGTGATAGCAGTGCTaaccaaactgaaaaaaaagcatattaatatatatatatatatatatatatatatatatatatatatatgataaaataaaataataaaaggtaaAATTAATATGTATATCCTGGTGCTGCGTCTGAAGTTCTGAATGTGACTTTTAATTGCAAACCAATTTTCAAAGAagagttttctgttgttttcccGCAACGCGTCTGTTGGAAATGCTCAACATGTACTTTTAGTAGTGGTTTGTCTGATAAGATATGCATATCGACAGCAAGGTCAAGATTAGTGCACAGTGTTCCCTTAATGGAAAATGACTGTGTTATATCTAGGCTTCAGTATCAGCAGCGCCTTAATCAGATAGTTTAATAATCTGATAGTAAGTAAATACAACCTTTTGTTGGGTTGTTCTAAATagaatattatattattatgtcaATTATTTACCCAGTAAGATTAAATTGAATTGACAAATAGTTTATGATTATTCATTGATGTTATCCATTGTACTCCATGGTTTAATGTATCCTCCATCAATAATCTCTTTAGCCTTCAACATCTCCGTCATGATTagctttgtgttttccaggtttTTTGCAGTCGTTGCTCATTAGAACAGGCCGGGGGCAGGCCACTAAGATTACTCTGACTTTTTCATGACCCCTCTTGTTTTACTTTTGGAGGCATCAGCATGTCCTTGTTTGCGCCATGGCACCAATGTCACTGTATAGACAGGACCCCTGTATGACTGTGTGATGTAAGCTCGCGTCCATACGTAATATGTGGGGTGTCCTTTTCTTTGCAGGAAAGCTGCAATGCAGCATTTCCTTCAACACACTGCAAGTCGACTGCTGTAGAAACATGAGCCTGCTGTAACTAATGGAGCAAAGATGAGATAGAGTCTAATTAAGAAAACTTGCAAAGTGTAAACACTTCCCTGCTGTGGAGTGCGGGTGCTGGAAATGAAAGTTCAGAAACTCTGGCACAAGAGGCCCCTGTCGTAAATCGAAAGGCCCTGGATTCGAAATATTGGCTTGGCTGTGTGGGTATTATTCAGCGTCACTCAAATGTGTCACGCATTGTCCAGTATATGCGACTGAGACCCTGACAGAGCCTTACAACAGGTTTCCTCTGTGACACGACATGTGGTTATGAATTCAACAAATTCTCTTCAGGAGCAGTCGCTGATCGCCGATGTCCGTTTTTTTGACGACATGAAGTGAATGTAACGTCTCTTATTTGTTCCCAGGCCGGCCCACGATATCAGCCTGGAGGAGTTTGACGATGAAGATCTCTCTGAAATCACAGACGACTGTGGGATTGGACTCAACTATGACTCTGATCCATATGAGAAGGTGAGGCTGTCCTGTTCCTCTTCTTGCTTTTAGGTTTGTGAAATGTGTCCGTAGTCtaaaggttaaattaaaaagtacgATGGTTCAATATGTGGCTGATATTATCATTTGTTCACCAGATAAGGAAACATGCCATGAAGACACTATTAAGTTGTCGCAGAGATTGGCAGAAAATGGCCACAAGGTCTCTCAGACAAAGGAGAAGGTGATTTATTTGGGTCAAACAGTAACACAGGGACACAGAAGTGTTTCTGACAGTCATTTAGAGGCTTTTTCGAAAGGCTCCAAAGCCCTGAACAGCCAGAGAGATGATGACATTTCTTGGTATTACTGGTTATTCTTCAGCATGGATTGAAAATTATGCTAGTTTACCTTTAAGGGCTGTGATTAAAGATACTGGAAATGCTCAACTTCATTGTAATCTTCTCTGGACTGGGATTCGACAATTGGCACCAGAGACTCTCTGATTGGTGCAAGAGAGAAATGTCagtggtgatcacttcttttcttCAGTGCATCGATACGCAACAATATCTCACCGTTTGTATGATGTGCATGATACAGTGTATGCTCTAAAGGTGCACTGTGGAACTTTTGTCTCTcccttctggcagtgagagtTATTACGCATATATCATCGATACATGCATATGAAGCCCCGTTAGTCTCTTCTCATCTTTCAGCGCTCTCCAACAAGAAAAATCAACACCAAgaatctgtgtttgtcctccGGTCAGAGACTTCTCGTATTATATTTCATTCTTCCTCACGTCATACAGAGCGATGGGGCTGTGAATAGCTTGTCTGTTGAAGTTTATATGTTAAAGCGGCGCAGCATAGCTTTAAATATGTTCTCTCATCATTAATTAACGACAGCCTGAAGGTGACAAATGGCGAGCACCAGTGACAATATGAATCTATGACAAACAACTATGGATACGTACTTATTTGCAAATGTATATGAGCGCCTGTATAGCGTCTGATTTTTCTCATCCTGCTGTAGCTTCCCAGCAATGAGGTCATTACAGTAATGCCCATGAACTTCAGCTATCCGTAGAATAACACCAGAGGAACTGGAAGAGTGAGTCACGTACTTTGATCCTGAaacaaatcatcatcatcaatcatcatGCACACCAGATCTGTGTCCATTCAGTAAACTGCTCTGCACATAATAGAAACTCTAAGCAGCACTTCCCAGAGGGACTCTATCCAAGCGATTGTGTCATGAAGTATATGCAAATAATTGAGTCATTAGCTGTATCATCCTGCACGTCTGACCAGCTTAGACTTTAATTAGGCAATTTCTGAGAGCTAATATGTCATAccacttttctctttctctctatcccCTCTGTtggatgtaaatgttttatgCTGGTGGCGCTGAGCCATGGCTGCAGCAGAGGGTGGGTGACCCAGTGCAGTTTGCTGCTATGCAGAGACAACCTCCTTTCCAcactccctccccctcccctctccctcccctctccctcccaaGTGtatttccctccctctctccctatGCAGAGTGTTGCTTAGAGACGGGGCTCACATTCCCTGTTCAATTTCCGCCAAACCTCCCCTGCTTTCCTTCTTAAAGCTTCCCTTCCTGTACTTTCTCTATCTCTTCTCCCTTCTCCGCCTGGGGGTGGAGATTGAGCTCAGGCGTGGTTGATTCTGAGGGTTAAGCTTTCAGCACAAATCTGTGCTagatattataataaatatatatatatactcaacTTTAATCCACCAACAAAACACATTATGCACAGCTAGTGAAGTCATGCTTCGTTGCATGTGAGAGGATCTTAagagaaaaagatttttttttggtttacagTAGTAGACCGAATCATCCTCCCACATGTGTTAAATCAAACACATCAGCAGAAGTCCTGACTGCTCACCTCTCAAACAATAAAGCATGACACAGTGTCAACCCTCGTTACATTGCATCCTCGCCCAGGGGAAGTGATCCTGCTGACACGGGACGGCAAGGACGCGTTCGCCCTTCGAGTTGTGTGTGGATGTACGTTCAAATTACACGGAAAGAAAGGCGAGACAGAGAGCAAAAATGCTCGCCGCACTTCGTCCTAGCATTTGATTTTTGCCTGCATCAGTAAGGGTGTGTGACACTTCGTCAGCTCATCAGCAGCAACAGCGGcgaactctctctctctctctgtctcgtGTAGCGCACTCCCCTGATGAACGGAGAGGCTTTTGGTTTCTACGTCAGCAAGATTTGGACGTACTGAGCAGCGCGTCTTTGATGTTTAGGTAGAAGAGGGCGATCTAAACAGTCAGATTAACCCCCGTCCCCAATCCCCGGCTCTGATTAATTCTGATTCGTTACGGGGTTCGGGCCTTAATCTGCAATAACCCTTTAGATTAGTGCTTTGCCTTTGCGAAAAGGGCACAAAACACGCAGACCCACACATGACATTTTACAGCTTATTCTGTCATCTGGAGCAGAAAGCTGGCAATTAAAGATccgtttctcattttctctgaggTAATTGGTGAGCTAATACCGAAGCGCCAGGCAATCcttttctgctgtttgttgttgtgttgtcaccaGGGATTAGGTTTCACTATATATCAAACCCACCACCATATCAGCATAACAAGATCTCccccttttgtttgtttgcctctAAATCTGTTCCCTGGATTACACACCAACACACCCTTCTGCTATCTGCCTCCACTCACCCCTGATCCTTCGTTTCCTGCCTCTCTAATAGCCGCCTCTGTTTCTCCAGAGTCCCGACTGAACGGCATGAGCTCATGCATAATTCAGTGCGTCTCAGCTGCGGTTCTGCTCTAAGTTTGAAACGTACAGATACACCGACGGGTGGAGGCCGTCCATCACGAGGAGGCCACAGTTAATGTGAGACCGATCCGACATGCGTACTGTACCAGCGTAAAACTGGCATGCATCCACACACCGACGCAATTtgttgacaaaataaaacacgggACAAGCCAAATCAGTAAGGACAACAGAGATGTCAACAGAATGTCATCCATTCTCTCATCGTAGCATCTGTACTGCCACATTATCTCATCTGCAGAATAAACACTGAGAGAAGACCTGC is part of the Mugil cephalus isolate CIBA_MC_2020 chromosome 10, CIBA_Mcephalus_1.1, whole genome shotgun sequence genome and encodes:
- the LOC125014538 gene encoding gastricsin-like gives rise to the protein MKCLVAVLVFVVLAEGIKIPLQKSKSIREALREKGIEIPYQDPAQKYQNNEFAAVGMYINNYADTTYYGAISAGTPPQSFQVLFDTGSANLWVDSTHCNTQACNTHKKFNPQQSSTYSSNGQTFYLPYGAGSLNGVFGYDTVNVGGIVISNQEIGLSTNEPGQNFVVAQFDGILGLSYPAISAGGETPVFDNMMSQRLLNADIFAFYLSRNGQQGSVLSFGEVDQNMYRGQIYWTPVTSETYWQIGVQGFQINNQETGWCSQGCQAIVDTGTSMLTAPSQVIGGIMQSIGAQRNQYGQYMVNCAQINNLPTLSFVISGVAFPLPPSAYIMQHYQNGYQFCSVGITPTYLPSHNGQPLWIFGDVFLREYYSVYDRAYNRVGFATAA